A segment of the Candidatus Thermoplasmatota archaeon genome:
CCGCCGCCGGGAACGCTCGTTCGAGGCGAGATCGACTGGGACCTGCGCCACAAGCACATGCGCAACCACACGAGTCAGCATATCCTGAGCGCGATGGTCTGGAAAACGCGCCGCGTGGGCACCGTCGGGAACCAGATCGGCGCGGAAGGCTCGCGCGTGGACTTCGCGACGCGGTTCGACGCCTCCGCGCTCAAGGATCTCGAGAACGCCGTGAACGCGGTCTTCGCGAAGGACCTCCCCATCCGTATCTACGAAGAGGACCGGACCGCGCTCGAACGCCGATCGGGCGATCGCGCGCTCCTCAGCCTCGTTCCCGCGAGCGTGAAGCGCCTGCGGGTCGTCGAGGTGATCGACCCCGCGGAGGGGGACGTCGTGGACGTGTGCCCCTGCGCGGGAACGCACGTCATGCGGACGGGCGAGGTCGGCCGCATGGAGATCCTCGGGCGGGAGTCCAAGGGCGCCGACGCCGACCGCGTGAGCTACCTCCTCCGCCAACCTTGAAGGGGGGGAGGGCCCATGCGGCCTCGCCATGGCCCCCTCGACCCCCTGGACCTTCCTTGCGGTCTTCGTCCTCCTCCCCGCGCTCGCCGTCCTCGTCGCCATCCTTGCGCTGAACGCGCACCTCTTCCTCATCCTCGGCGCCCTCGTGTGGGCCGGCATGGGCCTCACCCTCGCGCCCGGCGCCCTCACGGGCGAATCGGGGTGAGGTTCAAGCCCCGTCGGCGCGATGGCGCCGCGTGACGGGCGTCCAGGACATCTACGCGCCGAACAACCGCTGCTTCGGCTGCGGCCCCGCGAACCCGAAAGGCCTCCGAATCCGGAGCGAGGAGGCCGGCGACGGTTCGCTCGTCGCCCGCTTCACGCCCGAACCCCACCACGAGGCGTTCGAGAACGTGATGAACGGCGGCATCGTCGGCGCGCTTCTCGACTGCCACGGGAACTGGACCGCGGCGATGGCGCTCATGAGGGACCGGAAGTCGGACGCGCCGCCGCCCACCGTGACGGCCGAGTTCACGATCAAAATGCGTCGTCCGACGCCGATGCGCGAGGTCACGCTCCGCGCGCGCCCCGTCGAGATCGCGGGCGACCGCGTCGTCGTCGAAGGCACGCTCGGCCCCGGCGACGAGGTGACCGCCACCCTGCGCGGCGTCTTCGTCGCCGTGAAGCCGGGCCACCCGGCCTACCACCGCTGGTAACCGGCCACAAGGTCCTTCCCGGGTGCGCCGCGAGCTTTCAAGCATGCTCCGCGAACACTGGCCGGAGGGCCTCATGGTCCTCGGCCTCGCGCTCGTCGTCCTCGGGGTCTCGGGCCTCGTTCCCGACATCTCGGTCCCCCCCGGATCGGGGCCCATCCTCGTCGCGGTCGGCTTCGTGGCGATGGTGATCGGGCTTTCGGCGGCCGAGTGGCTCCTCCCCGCGCCGAAGCGGCCGGGCGAGCGCGCATAGGCTCAAGTGGGAAGTCCCCTTTCGAGGGGCCGTGCCCATCCGATACTGCGAGTTCCAGCCGTCCCAGCACCGCAACAAGCGCACGGCGACGCTCCTCTTTCTCGACGACGAGCACGACAAGCACCCGATGGCGATCTGCGACGTCTGCTCGATGAAGCTCAAGCAGATGCGGCCGGACTCGATCCTCCGCCCCCTCCACGAGAAGAAGGCGAAGAAGGACGCGGCCGCCGCGGCGCCGGGAAGCGACGAAGCGCCGCCCGCGCCGTGATCACACGTCCGCGACGCGGGCCCTGCCCTTCGGGGCGGGCTTCGTCCCCTTGAACTCGTCGAAGGCGTAATCCTCCCACGATCGGCGGCCGAGCACGATCTCCAGCTCCTGGGGCGTGAGCATCGGCATCGGATAGCGCGCGTAGTCGTCCGTCGTCACGCGCGGGCACCCCGTGTTCACGAGCGCGTCGAGGTGGCGGAAGTACTGGAGATTGTCCCACGAGAAGAAGTCGAGCGCGATGATGGTCGCGCGCCGCCCCGACTGCTCGAGGAGCCGCTTCAGACCCTTCGCGAGGAGCATCCGCTCCTGCCCGACGCGCAGCGACACGAGGATGCCGACCGACTTCGCGTCGCGGGCGCGGGCGATCGCCGCGTGCCGCTGCCGCAGGAGGAGGTCCATCTTGCCGCCGAGGTCGCGCACCTCGTTCGTGTAGGGATCCGCGAGGACGACCGGCTTCTTCGTGCCAAACGCGATCGCGATCGGGTGGAAGTCGCCGGACCCGATGTAGACGAAGCCATCGACGAGGGGCTCGACGCTCGTCCCCGCGGTGAAGTTGCAGCCGAGAAGCTGGGCGGCGCCCGCGACGCGGTTGTCGCCGACGCCGACGACGGGTTCGAAGCCGGCCTTCCGCAGCGCTTCCGCGGCCTCCTTGAGCTGATGCGCGTGCTGCGCCGTGGTGAGGAGCCCCACGCGGCGACCCGGCAGCTCGCCCGCGGCCTTGACGGTCACGGCCGAGACGTCCGCGCGATGCCGCGCGGGCACGAAGATGACGGGCATCGTGTGCAGATGGTTGATGGAGGGCATCTCCGTGTGGCCGAAGTGGACGAGCACGTCCACCCACTTCTGCATGTTGAGCGCGAGGTCGCACGCGCCGTAGCTCGGGTCGGCGTTCACGACGACCGCGACGCCCGGAAGCTCGCCCTCGAAGCGTTGGGCGATCTCGGCCGCGTAATCGCGCAGGCCGTCGGGGAACTGGAGCCCGACGGTCTTCAGGTCCGGCCAAGCGCGGAGCTTCGCGAGCGTGCCCGCAAGGTCGAGGTCGTAGCTCGAGAACACGCTCGGCGCGGCGGGCGTTTCGAGGGGGGAGTCGGGATTCGTGCGCGACAGGGTGTTCACCATCAGAGGGGGACGACGCGGTCGCCCGCGACCGCGATGCGCTGGAGGCTCTTGATCGGGCGGCCCGTGGCCTTCTCGACGAGGGCCCGGCCCTCGCCCTTCTCGAAGACGATGACGACGTCCTTCACCATGACCCCATGGGCGCTCAGGGCGGCGAGCACGGGGGCGAGGGTCCCGCCGGTGCTGATGACGTCGTCGACGAAGAGGACCCGGTCGCCGCGCGCGAGACCGTTGATGTGGAGCGCGCCCTTGCCGTAGCCCGTCGTCTGGTCGAGCGTCATCTCGCCCGGGAGCCCGTAGCGGCGCTTGCGGATGACGGTCATGGGGATGCCCGTCGCGAGCGAGAGCGCGGTGCCGAGCGGGATCCCCATTGCCTCGACGGTGACGATCTTGTCGACGTCGAGGTCCGCGATCGCGACGATCTCGGCGACGACCTCGGCGAGGACCGCGGGGTCGAGCGCGGGGATGCCGTCGGTGAGCGGATGGATGAAGTACGGGTAGTCCCCGAAGCGCACGACGGGCGCCTCGGCGAGCGACGCGCGCAGCTTCTCGCCCGTCATCCCACCTCCCGGACGACGTCCGCGAGGTCGGGGACGAAGGCGTCCACGGCCTCGCGCGTGACGTGCGGCATGCAGACGATCTTGACGCCGCGGGTGAGCGGCGCGAGGTTCACGTACCATCCGCGCTCGCGCAGGCGCGCCCGCACGGCGACGGGGTCCGCGACGGGGACGACGACGATGGGCGTTTCCGGGGCGCGGGCGATCGCAAGGTCGCGCTCCGCAAGGCGCCTCACGAGGTGCTCCGCGGTCTCCCACGCGCGCTTCACCACGTCCGTGTAGCCCGCGACGCCGAGGTGCTCGATGACGGCCCACGTCGCGGCGGCGGCCGCGCCGGGCCGCGTGCCCGCGAGGGTGGGCTGGCGCTCGACGCTCACGTACGGGGAGGGCGTGGAGACGCGGCGGAAGTCGGCCGCGTCGCGCGCGAAGACGACGCCGGACGGGATGGGCGCGAGGCCCATCTTGTGGGGATCGAGCGCGATCGTTGTCACGCCCTCGACCGAGAAGTCGAAGTCGGGAAGCGCGTGGCCGAGACGCTTGAGGAACGGGACGACGAAGCCGCCGTAGGCCGCGTCCACGTGGAGCGCCGCCCCCGTCGCGCGCGCGACCTCCGCAAGCGCGGGGACGTCGTCCACGACGCCGTGCTCCGTCGATCCTGCGAGGGCGACGATCGCGGCCGTCCGGGGGCCCGCGAGCCGACGCACGTCGTCCACGTCGACCTTGAAGTCGGGCCCGACGCGCGCGTGGCGCGGCACGAGGCCCAGGTAATCGCACGCCTTGTCGAACGAGAAGTGGGCCGATTCCGGAAGGACGATCTCGCGGCGGCCCGCCGCGCGGCGCGCGGCGATGCGCAGCGCCGTGAAGTTGCCTTCGGACCCGCCCGAAACGAAGGCGCCGAGGGCGGCGGGCGGCGCCGCGACGAGGTCGCCGAGGGCCGCGAGCGCGCGCGCTTCGAGCGCGTGCGCGCCGGGGAAGAGCGCGGGGTCGCCGAGGTTCGTCTCGAGGAACCGGAGATAGGCCTCCCGCGCGACGGGGTGCGGCGCCGTGCACATGCTTCCCAGGATGCGGCCCGAGGCGAAGGAGACGTCGCGGCCGCGTTCCCGCGCGACCTCCGCGAGGACGTCCTCGGCGGGACGCCCCTTCTCCGGGAAGCGGCTCACGGCGTCGCCTAGGCGGGTCCGCTTGAAAAGGCTTTGGGCCGTCC
Coding sequences within it:
- a CDS encoding alanyl-tRNA editing protein; its protein translation is MTDLLWMPAWDPLRGDAPGTNPNYLRTFEARVQKVLDDWILLDRTAFYAEGGGQPSDRGLLTWDGGEARVVSVTKRGAVKHVLEGERPPPGTLVRGEIDWDLRHKHMRNHTSQHILSAMVWKTRRVGTVGNQIGAEGSRVDFATRFDASALKDLENAVNAVFAKDLPIRIYEEDRTALERRSGDRALLSLVPASVKRLRVVEVIDPAEGDVVDVCPCAGTHVMRTGEVGRMEILGRESKGADADRVSYLLRQP
- a CDS encoding PaaI family thioesterase; translated protein: MTGVQDIYAPNNRCFGCGPANPKGLRIRSEEAGDGSLVARFTPEPHHEAFENVMNGGIVGALLDCHGNWTAAMALMRDRKSDAPPPTVTAEFTIKMRRPTPMREVTLRARPVEIAGDRVVVEGTLGPGDEVTATLRGVFVAVKPGHPAYHRW
- the dph2 gene encoding diphthamide biosynthesis enzyme Dph2, whose amino-acid sequence is MVNTLSRTNPDSPLETPAAPSVFSSYDLDLAGTLAKLRAWPDLKTVGLQFPDGLRDYAAEIAQRFEGELPGVAVVVNADPSYGACDLALNMQKWVDVLVHFGHTEMPSINHLHTMPVIFVPARHRADVSAVTVKAAGELPGRRVGLLTTAQHAHQLKEAAEALRKAGFEPVVGVGDNRVAGAAQLLGCNFTAGTSVEPLVDGFVYIGSGDFHPIAIAFGTKKPVVLADPYTNEVRDLGGKMDLLLRQRHAAIARARDAKSVGILVSLRVGQERMLLAKGLKRLLEQSGRRATIIALDFFSWDNLQYFRHLDALVNTGCPRVTTDDYARYPMPMLTPQELEIVLGRRSWEDYAFDEFKGTKPAPKGRARVADV
- the hpt gene encoding hypoxanthine/guanine phosphoribosyltransferase encodes the protein MTGEKLRASLAEAPVVRFGDYPYFIHPLTDGIPALDPAVLAEVVAEIVAIADLDVDKIVTVEAMGIPLGTALSLATGIPMTVIRKRRYGLPGEMTLDQTTGYGKGALHINGLARGDRVLFVDDVISTGGTLAPVLAALSAHGVMVKDVVIVFEKGEGRALVEKATGRPIKSLQRIAVAGDRVVPL
- the mfnA gene encoding tyrosine decarboxylase MfnA produces the protein MSRFPEKGRPAEDVLAEVARERGRDVSFASGRILGSMCTAPHPVAREAYLRFLETNLGDPALFPGAHALEARALAALGDLVAAPPAALGAFVSGGSEGNFTALRIAARRAAGRREIVLPESAHFSFDKACDYLGLVPRHARVGPDFKVDVDDVRRLAGPRTAAIVALAGSTEHGVVDDVPALAEVARATGAALHVDAAYGGFVVPFLKRLGHALPDFDFSVEGVTTIALDPHKMGLAPIPSGVVFARDAADFRRVSTPSPYVSVERQPTLAGTRPGAAAAATWAVIEHLGVAGYTDVVKRAWETAEHLVRRLAERDLAIARAPETPIVVVPVADPVAVRARLRERGWYVNLAPLTRGVKIVCMPHVTREAVDAFVPDLADVVREVG